AGACTAGAAGAGAGTTAAAGTATTTTTTGTTATTCCACATTTAGTTTTGTAATTAGTGGTCTGAAAAGGTGTACTATTGCCTTTGTTGTCTACGTTGTTTCTATGTATTTTCCTCTCTTTATTTCCATATCTATACTCTTCCAGACCACAATCTAAACAGtcattgtttttttgttttatggCAGCAAAAGTGTTGATTATAAATCTTGCATTGTGTTTTGTTGTACGTATGACATACAATCCTAGAAGATTTCGATTAATTATTGAAGAATCATGTTATCTAACTTTTTGGTTGATTGTGATACACTACGTTTTAGTCACTTTaagattaatttaatttaactttgggaaaaaaaattcaattttactgattttattaattttgggGAAAACAATTTCCTTTGTTAATTTGATTAGAAACAACAATATAACATTCATAGCATTAATCAAAgggaattaatataaaatatatattgtttAATTCGAACGATGAAACATCACATTGTTTCATTCAAAGTTTGTATTTTGTATTAAGTTTTACAAAGCATTATATGATTGTTTGGTGTGAATAAACAATACATTAGTTGATTACAGAGTATTATGACAGTTTGAATTAGAGGTTGCAAAACCAATGCCAAATAATCATCACTaataaccaatttttttttttttttttgaaatcctTACATTATGATTTACTGATATTTCACAGGTCTGATGTATGGAATGTTATTTTttctaattaataattaaatttaacaaGTAATActatttgaataattatttaaaattatttatataatatcataaatatatttaaattttaaatatcaatataaaaaattattatatcaaaaaaaaattgtcaTTTGAGATAACTTCCTTATTGAGATAACTCCAAaatattgaaaacaatattGTCATTAaatcaatttcttttattttggtTGAATGAAAATGTTGTTGATAAAAtaatagaaaaaataaatttaaaaaattatatattatactatctatcaaaattttaaaaaataaataaatattattcaaaaaaatcaaatttttgttatttattatatgaataaCTTTTGATTCAAAATGGTAATGATAATGACACTAATAACAATAGCAATTTACAGATAATCGATATACCAAAAATTCACTATTAACCttttaaaaagttaaaaatcataatattgtATATAAAAAATTAGATTTTATTTACTATGTTAGAGAGTAATGataactaaatatataaaagtaacataaaactcaaaataataactgaaattaaatgaattgatataatcaacaTACACACTTAaatgtattttatattttaaaaaagcaTCAGATTAAAattctatttaaaaaaaaaattgaaaatgctTCACATTTAActttgtatttatttttcatttgttttcaatattttaaTGTTGTGTGCAGATGCATTAATATTAAtaagtatttattttattgcatattATTTTTGGtagaaatttttcaaaaacgacaaaaaatttgtttatatatattattacttTAATTACATATACAAATATATTACTTTTTTGTTTAATATCATTTCTAAATCATTGCATTCGCATACATATGCGAGAAATAATGAAGAATGTTGTAGGACTGAAAGCTTACAGTTTTACCAAAATTTATAAGTACTGATAACGATGtaactcaatttttttaaattgtataGTAGCTCAAACACAATGTTTCGAGgttttacattaaaaaaatattctcgaAATATTTCCTATTAATTTATCAgcaacaaataatttatttcgcaaaatatttatttaaactttaattaaaatataagtatatcaattttatctttaattaatttatatattgaaatttattaaattaattgattaatttaaattactaattaaatTTGGTTAAAAATTTACTTTAGGAAATTTAAATGTTAAGTTTAAGAATTATATCGTAcgtatattttttattagtttTTCATTGTTATATAACATgttaactaattaaaagttGATTATTTTAAGCAATTAAATATACAATTATAAAACAataattagtttaattatttagtaaattaATTGAATCATATCGAATAGAATAGGTGAGTGGTGagaccatatatatatatatatatatatatatatactagaaaaatgcacgtgcgttgcacgtaaAAACCTAAATTGTTGAAAATATATGtacgaaattttgataatatttaaatgaattaaaacatgACTAATAACATTTATCAACTGAAACAAACTGagccataaaaaataaaaaatcatgaccATAGACGGTATATGAATAAGAAAAATTATCTTATCCACTCGAAACACTTTCCAATATGCTTCTTGGTTGATTTTGAGAACTCAACAACTCTTTGTCGTAGTTTATTATAATATGCATATAACTATTTTGGTATGCTCAGCAAGTATCTGATCGTCTTTaacatatattatgttatttacaATCCTTATCCGGGATCTGACATGCTCATAGTTTGCTTCTTTATCACGACATTTTTTCggttttctacattgtttttatcTGATAATCTTATTTTTTCGACTATCTTTTTTgttgttaaatgatttttcaGCTTTTGACAATCATCAACTATAAATCCTAAGAAAAAATGCTTTTACTCGCGATAAGTTTTCACTGTAACTAAAAGTATGTATAACTTatatattcttcaacaacaaAATCAATGAATGGTGTTGCACCTTCTTCAAATATTGTGATATTTGtgatatcatttttatatatttagtatcaatattataaacatatagctataaggttaataaatttttaacaacTATTTCTCTATCATTGTGAGAAAAAtacttgaaatctcttcaaatggctatattttaaaattgtgtcCTCATTTAATTTGACGCAATTCAAGAAAGTCATATTGATCGTCATTTTTTGAAAGCTTTGAAATAATGATTGCGTGCATCATGTCATAAAGATGATATAGTTTCAATCTCATTTGTTGCGTTTAGAACATAATATTGTATTATTCattgaaacaaaacaaattttcttctatcgagtttatattttgttttataatattttatatcttgtggaacgatatacaaaattaattattgtattttaaaaatcttgagaagagatacgaataatgtaattaagatatgcatatgagatatcattcaaatatatgtcAAAGTATTTGTCTTATTCAATATCACATCTAATAATATAACAATTTAGATTTCATGAGCATTTTATGAtagtcaaaattaatttgatgaaatattgtagaattttatttgaatttcaatagTTGGCTAAGTGAATTTATTTGACGAGGAGTTTTCTATGCTACCatcatatatgttatgaattaGCTGGTTAGACACTTTGACTAAAAAAATAGACAAAAACAATCTCGTAGTCACATCGAAATATATCGAGATAATATTGGAGGAAATAAAGTGAAAATGGCTTAATGTctcaataaaatgcacaaaattgATCTATTATATTGTGTCAACAAAGCGTTAGAATTGTTCTCATACCATTATAAATAGAATGAGAATTATGCACAATTTGTTTTTTAtgtatttctttttctgaatgaataatttttttctttttgaaaactaTTTTATTGTGAAATATTGACATTTTATATGACATCCATATGTCGCACAACCATGAAGtaacaacataatcaatatataaCACTTAACGTACACATACAAttcttcaatttcttcttcattgtgcttcgtttaaatttaaatctgaaTCATTCTTGATCTTAATATTTCGctttaaatatgatttaatatatatgtatatgtttcatGTCACTTAGTTGGACTTAATTTCaaatatctataaaaaaatGTGCTTGAATTATATCATACAAAAATTAGGACATAGTATATAGGAccgcgcttgccgctttaccaaaatctGTAgatagtagtaatggtgcaactcaaatcttttaaaccgcacagcagctcaagcaccacgattcggccgctctaccaagcagggacaattattgcacccgaCAATATCCcttccaataattgcactccttgcaatcaatgggaatcgaacccgtgaccttgactctgataccaattgtagggcCGAGcgtttgccgctttaccaaagctatagctagtagtaatggtgcaactcaaatcttttaaaccgcacagcagctcaagcaccacggttcgacggctctaccaagcagggacaattattgcacccaacatagtAATACacaacattattttttttatttaacatgtCTTTTTTTTTCATCCACTATGTTTGTCTTaacttttttgttcaaaatttgacgCATTTCGTAGACTATATGTATGAAAAACcaagaaattatataatttagaGAAACCATTTATTATTCTCTTCGTAGAACAGAATACCCAAAATACGTGgctttgattgatatactttcatacttatttttatataaacaacAAGACAcatcatataatatcagaaaaatcaattacCGCCAACAATACTAACCAAAacgaataaaaaaatcataacacaaACAACctcgataaaaaaaaatgataactcaaagtttaaaaataatttatttagtacaaTACAAAGAAATTGAAGTATATACGAGCAATAAAAAGCATAAATCACtctcaaattaaatattaactcaTATTATTCACAATTTGTATAAATTttccaatatttttttcaaataaagagaAGACACCTTATTAATGTCATCGTTTTATAGATATTCATTCCACTTCtttaaaaaaacacaaatgAAAAATGGTGCCTTGAAATCATAATAAAACCATTTAGAAAAGCAGCCGTAAAAATATAACTCAAAGTCacacaatttttcttaaaccatagaaaaatattatactattgacaatatatatatatagcaacaACAAAGCATGCGTTAACTtgtgatataattaaaatttagaatcatgcataatcattgaattagaacaaaatcgcatgccaaaaatctactggatattatatattttaataatttatccatATTTGTCGTTCATCAGAGGACTCTTAGACCTACCAAATTTTGTAGTTCACctattattttcataataaataatattacaaaaataatataagcaagaaaataaaaactcaaattaaaatGCCTTCTATCAAtctaagtaaaaaaaaatgattagagaatataataatgtcgtaaaaaaattaaatgttgatttatagacagaagTTTGGAAATACATTTGCCccaagaaataaaaaatattatctcttgatattctgagacataaggtaaaaacgaagaaatatttcaatttttttaatattttgtaagtCACTTCAAACTAAGTAATCTAAGCAAacagaaaacatgcattatgtgtttaaaaattaacaaaatatctcaacaataaaaaattgaaaaataaccatttttgttggatatttgattttgtttctcttttctttgtgcaaacaaaaaaatcacataaataatccaaacacaattacatgatcaatacaaatgacatataacaatcAAACATGTTAACGCTAGGGTAAAAAAACTTCTCTCATTGCAAGAACAAAAAATGATCAAATGGagcatattatttagtaatatttatttagcagtatttataaaaaaattgactaAATAACTTAAAAACACTGTTTGAAATCACTTACAGACAAACATTTCTCTCAATCACATATCTCTATTGACACATAAAGagtctgaaaatatttttattctaaatgggagaaagaaatttgtatgatattaatatttattaataatttatttttattcagtccGACTCATCTCCCTTTGTcttcatattattatttgacgacaatatataaatttaagtaattaaaattaaatttaaaagtaaattaaaataataattagtttgattgagttaaatacactattaataatcttattaaactaagataaaaaaatgacttaaataacatcattaacatgacaaattgtaaaacaaataataataataatataatagtaagatcacaaatgaaagtcatatatttaatagattaattaatagataatatattatttagtaatatgtaTTTAGcaatatatattgaaaattgattaaataacttaaatgtttGCAATGAAATCACTTACATATAAACATTTTCTCTCAATCACGTATTTTTGTTGATACATAAGTAATCTATATATATCTACCTTCTAAATgggaaaaaaatgttttatatgaacttaatatttattaataatttaattttatttaatcacaCTCATCTCTATTCGTTTTCCCATTATTACCTTAATGTTCGTAATATtaacaatttatttaaatttataacattatgatattgattttctgtgaatttgatgtcaatgtaaatattaaagtaaataattttaaatttaaaaataaaaatatattaatgattattattaaatgaacagatgaaaaaaacaaaaaaataaatatgtatttatgatagtgattttatgtgaatttgatgtcaatgtaaatattaaagtaattaattttaaatttaaaaataaaaatatattaatgattattattaaatgaatagatgaaaaacaaacaaaaaataaacatgtatttatgatagtgattttatgtgaatttgatgtcaatgtaaatattaaagtaattaattttaaatttaaaaataaaaatctattaatgattattattaaaagaatatatgaaaaataaaacatgtagtaattaattttaaatttaaaaataaaaatatattaatgattattattaaatgagtagatgaaaaacaaaaaaaaaaaaacatgtatttaTGATAGTGATTTCTGTGAATTTGGTGTCAatgtaaatattaaagtaaataattttaaatttaaaaataaaaatatattaatgattattattaaatgaatagatgaaaaaaacaaaaaaataaatatgtatttatgatagtgattttatgtgaatttgatgtcaatgtaaatattaaagtaattaattataaatttaaaaataaaaatatattaatgattattattaaatgaatagatgaaaaacaaacaaaaaataaacatgtatttatgatagtgattttatgttaatttggtgtcaatgtaaatattaaagtaattaattttaaatttaaaaataaaaatgtattaatgattattattaaaagaatatatgaaaaagaaaacatgtagtaattaattttaaatttaaaaataaaaatatattaataattattattaaatgagtagatgaaaaacgaaaaaaaaataaacatgtatttatgATAGTGATTTCCTGTGAATTTGGTGTCAatgtaaatattaaagtaattaattttaaatttaaaaatatgtagATTATTAGgatataaatatagatatagatatagattaaacatcgacatataaatttataatttcttattttctgttttcttaaatataaattttttgtattatttattttaataaaagaatgtttctgttttgttaaatataaattttttgtattatttattttaataaaagaatgtataatactattactattatttgcaaagtattttcacaaaaccaattaattttataaataatattattatatattgaaattttttgtattatttattttaataaaaaaatgtttctgttttgttaaatataatttttttgtattatttattttaataaaagaatgtataacactattactattatttgtaaggtattttcacaaaaccaattaattttataaataatattattacatattgattattttaataaaagaatgtataacactattactattatttgtaagttattttcacaaaaccaattaattttataaataatattattacatattgattattttaataaaagaatgtataacactattactattatttgtaaggtattttcacaaaaccaattaaatttataaataatattattacataTTGATTCGAATAATTAGTTGTTGAACAAATACTTTGATATTATTTGTAGTCATGCCATGAAATTGAGTGAAAgagtaataaataataattagtgaaaaataataattaactaATTACGTAAAAGAAGACAAATTGTCATTAGAGTACAATTTTAATGaggataataaaaaaaattcgcaattcaatctatatatatatatatattttttttttttttctcctttgCTTTTTTCGAATCTCTAGCATAGTCGCATTGCGATCCCCATGGAAGAAAGAGCGTTCCTCTCAAGAAATCATCGGTCTCCGGAACTCCAGAACGAATGGATTGAGTaagctcaaacattttaatcaCCCGTCTTTTAGCCCATTCTAGTTGTTCCCAGTCGAAGAATTCACGCCGGTGCAGGATCCAGGATTCACTCAAGAAAAGCTTGATATCAGAGGATGACTTCAGCTGGAATCTGACCATCAATTTCCATGATTCTGAAGCAAAAGAGGATAAGGATTCATCAGAACGCGGCGAAATCCTCAAGTATGTATGCGGGGTTGACTTGAGTTTTTCGAAAACTGACTCTTCAGTTGCATGTGCGACCCTCGTGGTCTTGGATATGAGTACTCTTGAAGTTATATACGAAGATTCTGCCGTTGTAGAGCTGCGTGTTCCTTATATTCCTGGATTTTTGGCATTCAGAGAGGTATCGTACTTCGAACCCCAtttctggtttttttttttcctggcTTTTTCGAATTGGCTTTGGTCTGATACTGATTCTTTAGTAAGATATTAGGATAATTGCGCAAACTTCTGTGCAACGGAAAACTAGTTATGTTTAATGACAGATGAGATCAGATCTCCATGCTTAATCATATTTTTGAGACACCGTTTGATACGGAAGATGAGATTCAAAGTTAAAAAATAGCTATTCTTTTACTTTACCTCACCTCTCCGCCAGAACAATTAATATGTGGATGGATAACTTTCACTCCCATTAAAGATTCTCAGCTGGATATTTATCCTTTTTTATTCAGTTCATCATCCCATCCAAAGCCCAGATATGTTTAGTAGATTCTCTTTTTTAATGATCGTGGATGATAATAATGTAGGATCTATCTTAATATTTCTCTGTTAACAGGCTCCAGTGCTTCTAGGACTTTTagagaaaatgaagaaaaaagaaCTTCCGTCCTATCCTCAGGTGCCCATATCTTACACCTTTGAAATTTCAGTTCTTGTTTGCAATTGCGAATTGCACGCACTTAATGCATAAGGGGAAACTGTGAAAGTTACtaaatttaattcatgaaataaaggTTTTATACAATTCTTTTCAGTTTTTGAAAAACGAGAGTTGCTAGGGAGTTTTCGCCCTTAAAAATTATGTGCAGGTGATGCGTGTTTGTATGCCATATATGATTCTTAGATCAATGAAATTCTCATGATGTATATACTAAAATTTCTGGAGTCGTGTATCATAACAGTTATTGATGGTTGACGGCAATGGACTTCTTCATCCTCGGGGCAAGTCTTTTTCTATTATATATTCATACAAGATAAGAAGTATATATTTACCAATGCATTTATCCttgaaaataaatatcataCATGCTCCTTCTATCCTCCCACGGATTGTGGATTTGGGACAATAATGTGTTTTCGGTGCCAACTAGATGGATCATACTTGTCTATTTCTTCAAATGTATGGATAAGGCTTAAATTATCGCATACAAGacattcttttttaaaaaaaaatttgcccgttgtttattcatatttttattgggttgtttttaaaaaaactgcTTCTTgtttattcatatttttattgggAGCTTGCACAGGCTTTGGATTGGCCTGCCATCTTGGTGTTTTGGCTGACCTTCCTACAATTGGGATAGGAAAGaatgtaagttttttttaactGTAAATGTTATATATGCCTAACTTGCCAAATATGTAGTCTAAGTTGTGGTAGCAATCGCTTCCAATGTGTTACTTGATGTCATTGATATCAGGTCGACTTTTCTaaaattttgcatatttttatcaAGCTCTAGTTTATTAAGCTGTCAGTAAGATATATGTCACTCTTTTTTCCAGCTACACCATGTAGATGGCCTCACACAATCTAAAGTGAGGCAGATGCTTGAAGCTGCGGAGGATTCATCAAAAGATGTTTTCACTTTGGTTGGTGCCTCTGGATCAGCATTAGGAGCGGTAACAGAATTTGCTACATTGTCTATAGACCCCTTTTTCACATACTtcttcaatttaattaaatttcattttatattGTCATATGTCCTGGAGTGTTCTTTTTAATTTAACTAACTACAATTCTGGGATAATTATTACTCCCTGAAATCGCCTTCGTAGTATAGCAATTTAGAATTCCTCTATCTCCCCAGTTGACGATGAAACAGCCATTTTTTTCCCCGTTTCAGACTCTGCTCTGTTGTGTATTCTTATATCTCGCAGCATTTACAATGTGAACTGCCACTATCACACTGTATGCCGTAACATGATTTGTCTCAACATGTCTAGCATAATACCACTCCCCAGGCAAAGTGAAGAATTTGTTAGCAAGCAACAATTGTCTATGTTGTTGCATCGATCTTGCGCTGATGCCTAGCTGGCATAGTAATTGAATTGTGGTGTTTGGACAGCTATTATTAGATTTAagatatttgatttatacaattatCATCGATTATAACTTTTGGTACAGTTCTTGATCCATATCAAATCCAAAGTCATTCATTCGATTGTTGTGTTGTAAGTTGCGACAATTACTGCTAGGAGAATTGTTGGAAAACAACTATCCTCGCTAGCCTACATAGCATGACGTGGTCGAACCATAGTGACTAGGCTATTGTACAATTTAAAAGAGTTAAGTTGCAATATTATTACTCCctataaattttaatacaatAACAGAAACATGGTCCCATATTATCTTTAATCATATAACATTTGCTTCTCACTCTTTGTATGTCTTTTATTTGTGGACTGCCACCATTGAAAGTAGCATCAGCCAATGTCGGTACTGTGTACAGGCTATGAGATCGACTCAAGGCTCCGTAAAACCCATATTTATATCAGTTGGGCATCGCATATCCCTTACCACAGCCATTAAAGTTGCGAAACTCACTTGCGAATTCCGGGTTCCAGAGCCCATCAGGCAGGTGAGAAAATGAATGCTTTTATTTTTTCCCGTCGATTTTAAGATTCCCATCATCCTTGCTATATGATTCAGTTGTTTCAAAGTTTCAAAGATTTACTGTTTTTTCTCCATTTGATTGTTTAGGCTGACATTAGATCGAAAGATTGCCTAAGGAAGCATGGCTTAAGGTAATTCAGTTCAATTACTTTGGGAGGATTAATGTTGTATGATtgttcttgatgatgttgtaaAGCGTATCTCATGTTTggttttatttttgggaaatgtaGAAAGGAATTATTTTCGGGGAACATGTAAAAGGAATGCCTTCTTGTTTTATTTCTCGAAATTACATCtaattttcatatttcttttttacaatcatatttttcaattcaagcaactccattattatattataaacacaaattcattaaattatatttaaaaaataaaatatctacTAAATTATTGAGTACTTAAATGACGTGTTATCTAAACATAAACTATTTTTTATtatctttttaaaaattcaaatataaaaatttcgGAATACCATGTCATAAATGCATCAAATGAAAAATTTGTGCTTTGCTAACGCGGTTTTCATGTCGATTTAAACTTTCTGTAGCCCAATTTGATGGTTAATATTAAatcttattttatattttattacataGAAAACGTACCAAACATGGAATTAAATAAGTTGAAAATCATAAATCCACGTAATCTCTCCAACCAAATGCCACCGTCCAAGAGTGTTCCACCCTCCATAAATTTCCTTAGGGTTGATTTGACTGTTTATGAATATTGACGTTACGAAACCACATGCCTCTTGGACCAATGACATAATCATCTCTTCGAGACATCAAAACCTCGCCCAcaattgtaataaaaaaatatattaagaaGACAGGCCACAGGTAAGAGACCAtttcaaacaaaacaaaaaagagTGTACTAATGTTCAATCCCTTCGACATTATTATGGTACAAGATGAAAACTATACTGAACACTGTACGTGTGATGTGACAAAAGAATCACAAAAAACGTACATCTACCGTAGTATACTGACCGACGATTTCgattgggaataaatctagcaagcggactaggtcaagtaatagtatttggagatgagtccaggtatcgtacccacagagatcgatgtttaattactagaatatgaattatttttcctaattcaggctaataaaattcaaatgaagggagataaattaattaaaactaaataacacgatttaaataaattaactaaagcaaaactaatccaaactattaatttagacgaaaattcaaattatttaaaaacgactaaggcgcacaacggtaccgagacaatttataatctacgtgtcaaattcatattcaataaattaattatttaattcacgacggaattcccaaaattatttattaaacgattcctcgaattaataaagctaattaaatctaacagtccaattattcctaaatgaatttaattagatttaacCGCATTAGATAGctgtgaaattccagtttttcaacataaagtcgcacactgaaatcgaataatatttatagtcaatttaaccatgtgttgattgatgtgtgaaACAAATATTAACCTATCGCCTtccggttttagattaaccaacaaatattctatttaattggccagattaaaagaacacgtgataaacgacatcaatcaatgaataaaataaataatctaattgaattaaactcaaaacatcaaaaataatatgtctcggccctttcatgaccttagtctataaaaatctactccataaacttaaaataaaagtgtAAGTCTCTGTTTAAAGTCAATGGAGAAAACATGATTAAGAAGGAATGGAAAGAGATTCTCTGTGA
The Primulina tabacum isolate GXHZ01 chromosome 9, ASM2559414v2, whole genome shotgun sequence DNA segment above includes these coding regions:
- the LOC142555571 gene encoding uncharacterized protein LOC142555571 codes for the protein MEERAFLSRNHRSPELQNEWIEIQDSLKKSLISEDDFSWNLTINFHDSEAKEDKDSSERGEILKYVCGVDLSFSKTDSSVACATLVVLDMSTLEVIYEDSAVVELRVPYIPGFLAFREAPVLLGLLEKMKKKELPSYPQLLMVDGNGLLHPRGFGLACHLGVLADLPTIGIGKNLHHVDGLTQSKVRQMLEAAEDSSKDVFTLVGASGSALGAAMRSTQGSVKPIFISVGHRISLTTAIKVAKLTCEFRVPEPIRQADIRSKDCLRKHGLR